One genomic region from Yarrowia lipolytica chromosome 1C, complete sequence encodes:
- a CDS encoding uncharacterized protein (Compare to YALI0C22594g, weakly similar to uniprot|Q86ZH9 Neurospora crassa 64C2.200 Related to putative tartrate transporter), with product MLSEHLSGKKRIYIDVKKELGSRNSFRMVETDPIAPTDSDTPSETQNYTEKQDTEHIEDASPAGEAKHSSEQVEQAKQSADHIEHAKLSTEHVENAADPTAVLGDTSVFKKVSSHPESLEAGHVTTLTAKQSHHLKFHRSLAIACQCQAFYVSHIVSRDVIGPALGAGILQFNHITVDQYEWTETALYFPYAFLAIPFAFLFLKVNIRIWFAVEMFCWGLCICLLGVCHNYAGLVADRVIMGVCMNFCLPAVLHVIFQWHGRYEAQFVFACAWGAAWFMVPLFTLIAIALGLIHDKKPGWSWQFFVTGICGCIQTPLIWRLLPDYFWSQKWIKKHGQDGYEFFKQFTEDDYAGGNPVEPTETPLEGLLLAAKDPIVWTCSVLGLFTYHGLDCCYALLMSPTLMSVGKTSAIAQLICWTMIVFGCFWTVVQGWCSFKLRVNYPFLLMNYLFTIIGWALILCKPGDRNPWIKFGGGWFVIPNTMAAFVVVACWLGSNIQGRHRRLMSFAIFAMVSDTFAIIALRTFIAREAPQYHRGCWIAMGFTIACVVLSTVLRGALGWKNRSNTDGFIYLL from the coding sequence ATGTTGTCAGAGCACTTGAGCGGAAAGAAacgtatatatatagacgTGAAGAAGGAATTGGGGTCACGTAACAGTTTCAGAATGGTCGAAACAGACCCAATCGCACCCACAGACTCAGACACTCCCTCCGAGACCCAAAACTACACGGAGAAACAAGACACTGAACATATCGAAGATGCCAGTCCTGCTGGTGAAGCCAAACATTCTAGTGAACAAGTTGAACAGGCAAAACAGTCTGCTGATCACATTGAACACGCCAAGCTGTCCACCGAGCACGTTGAGAACGCGGCGGACCCCACAGCTGTTCTTGGAGACACTTCGGTGTTCAAGAAAGTCTCCTCCCACCCGGAAAGCCTCGAGGccggtcatgtgaccactCTGACTGCCAAACAGAGTCATCATCTAAAGTTTCATCGTTCTCTGGCTATTGCATGCCAATGCCAGGCCTTCTATGTGTCCCACATTGTCTCCAGAGACGTGATTGGTCCTGCTCTGGGAGCAGGTATCCTCCAGTTCAATCACATCACCGTTGACCAATACGAGTGGACAGAAACGGCACTGTATTTCCCTTACGCGTTTCTCGCCATTCCCTTTGCCTTTCTCTTTCTCAAAGTGAACATTCGAATCTGGTTTGCCGTGGAAATGTTCTGTTGGGGTCTGTGTATCTGTCTGCTTGGAGTGTGCCACAACTACGCCGGTCTAGTCGCAGATCGAGTCATTATGGGTGTCTGTATGAACTTCTGTCTACCGGCAGTCCTTCACGTCATTTTCCAATGGCACGGAAGGTACGAGGCGCAGTTTGTGTTTGCTTGTGCGTGGGGAGCCGCCTGGTTCATGGTGCCACTCTTCACGCTGATTGCCATTGCTCTGGGTCTCATCCACGACAAGAAGCCCGGTTGGTCCTGGCAATTCTTCGTCACTGGAATCTGCGGATGCATTCAGACCCCGTTGATCTGGAGACTGTTGCCCGACTACTTTTGGAGCCAGAAATGGATAAAAAAACACGGCCAGGACGGATATGAGTTCTTCAAACAGTTTACTGAAGACGACTACGCAGGGGGAAACCCAGTGGAGCCCACAGAGACCCCGCTTGAAGGACTTCTCCTGGCGGCAAAAGATCCCATAGTGTGGACATGCTCAGTTCTGGGACTCTTCACCTACCATGGACTGGACTGCTGCTACGCTCTGCTCATGTCCCCTACGCTAATGTCCGTAGGAAAGACATCGGCCATCGCTCAGCTCATCTGTTGGACAATGATTGTTTTTGGATGTTTCTGGACAGTTGTTCAGGGATGGTGCTCGTTCAAACTCCGAGTCAATTACCCGTTCCTGCTCATGAACTACCTTTTCACAATCATCGGATGGGCGCTCATTCTCTGTAAACCGGGAGACAGAAACCCCTGGATCAagtttggaggaggctggtTTGTGATTCCAAACACTATGGCGGCATTTGTTGTTGTGGCCTGCTGGCTCGGAAGCAACATCCAAGGAAGACACCGCCGACTCATGAGCTTTGCCATCTTCGCAATGGTATCGGACACTTTTGCCATCATAGCTTTGCGGACGTTTATCGCTCGGGAAGCGCCCCAGTACCATAGAGGCTGTTGGATCGCCATGGGCTTCACGATTGCCTGCGTCGTCCTCAGCACCGTCCTGAGAGGGGCTTTGGGATGGAAGAACAGAAGCAACACCGACGGCTTTATTTATTTGCTATAG
- a CDS encoding uncharacterized protein (Compare to YALI0C22616g, uniprot|Q8WZL3 Yarrowia lipolytica Opt1 protein YlOpt1), producing MSQYSRHAFDTDSDSDTELTPIYIDDRYSSMVSNDSRAGLLRRGGDLERDAESEKTREEKEEELRNHSFSKSRDKTRETVADATLESSSCVDSQYDTVETTSIFSVGRKKAINSPYPEVRAAVPATDDPLMPQNTPRMWVIGIFLVTICSGLNILFTLHWPAFVISSFFAAMVAWPLGRIWDQFVPNWRIPLTNIYLNNSPFNIKEHCLIIVMANVSYGTGVSYVPVIVLTMKHRYNNTYFGWGFSIVSSICVQCLGYGMAGICRRILVYPASLIWPSNLVTTTFLTNIHMNVNHTADGWKISRLRFFLIVFSAYFVWNWLPGYLAPFLSNFAFVTYAAPDNVIVNQIFGSSSGLGLIPINFDWNVIAGYIGSPLVPPFFSIGNVAAGVVVIFWIITPILHYSNAWYGRYLPMSDSNSYDRFQRTYDAERVLKPLVKGGKKKFELDVEKYKEYSPLYLSTTFALSYGVSFAAITSTVVHTILFHGKEIMYYWKHSRKEPEDVHMELMRKYPEVPEWWYALVLAICFALACVTVSVWETDLPIWALIIALLIAGGLLIPAGMIAALTNVTMGLNVLTEFVVGYILPGRPVGMMFFKTFGYISNAQALNFLVDLKLGHYLKLAPRVMFCAQILATTWGSICQLAVVEWAQMAIPDLCEESQKTNFSCPQVQVFYSASVIWGLVGPGRIFGEGQLYHGLLWMFLVGAALPFFSWLWLKRHPNSRLKFIHWPVFFNGPSQIPPATPYNYASWCVVGYIFNWLIKRRWFNWWAKYNYTLSAGLDVGMAVSAAVIFVSLQLPNINPPSWWGTNIFTPTMDIQGNAFQEVLKEGESFGMKTWK from the coding sequence ATGAGCCAATACAGTCGCCACGCGTTCGATACCGACTCCGACTCGGATACGGAGCTGACTCCAATCTACATCGATGACCGTTACTCGTCAATGGTCAGTAACGACTCCAGAGCAGGCTTACTaagacgaggaggtgaTCTGGAAAGAGACGCCGAGAGCGAAAAGACCCGCgaagagaaagaggaggaaTTGAGAAACCACAGCTTCAGCAAGTCAAGGGATAAAACGAGGGAGACAGTCGCCGACGCCACTCTCGAATCCAGCTCTTGTGTAGACTCACAATACGACACAGTGGAGACAACCTCTATTTTTTCTGTGGGGCGCAAAAAGGCCATCAATTCACCGTATCCAGAAGTACGGGCTGCTGTACCTGCTACTGACGACCCTCTAATGCCGCAAAATACCCCCAGAATGTGGGTCATTGGCATCTTTCTGGTCACCATCTGTTCTGGACTCAACATCCTCTTCACTCTGCATTGGCCAGCATTCGTCATATCGTCCTTTTTTGCAGCCATGGTGGCATGGCCTCTGGGACGAATATGGGACCAGTTTGTGCCGAATTGGAGAATCCCCCTGACTAACATCTACCTCAACAACTCCCCCTTCAACATCAAGGAGCATTGCCTGATTATCGTCATGGCCAACGTCTCCTATGGAACGGGCGTCTCCTACGTCCCCGTCATTGTGCTGACGATGAAACACAGATACAACAACACATATTTCGGCTGGGGCTTCAGTATTGTCAGTTCCATTTGTGTGCAATGTCTTGGTTACGGCATGGCGGGCATCTGTAGACGTATCTTGGTCTATCCTGCCTCTCTCATCTGGCCCAGTAATTTggtcaccaccacttttCTCACTAACATTCACATGAATGTGAACCATACTGCCGACGGGTGGAAGATTTCTCGTCTGCGGTTTTTTCTCATTGTTTTTTCCGCCTACTTTGTCTGGAACTGGTTACCGGGCTATCTGGCGCCTTTTTTGTCCAATTTCGCCTTTGTGACGTACGCAGCTCCCGACAATGTCATTGTGAACCAGATTTTCGGGTCATCTTCCGGCCTGGGGCTCATCCCCATCAACTTCGACTGGAACGTCATTGCCGGTTACATTGGCAGTCCTCTGGTTCCGCCTTTCTTCTCTATCGGAAACGTGGCAGCAGGAGTGGTGGTCATTTTCTGGATCATCACCCCTATTTTGCACTACTCCAACGCCTGGTACGGGCGATACCTGCCCATGAGCGATTCCAACTCGTATGACCGATTTCAAAGGACTTATGATGCTGAGAGAGTACTCAAACCGCTTGTCAAGGGCGGTAAAAAGAAGTTTGAATTGGATGTGGAAAAATACAAAGAGTATTCGCCGTTGTATCTGTCCACGACATTTGCTCTTTCCTACGGCGTCTCCTTTGCCGCTATCACATCCACGGTTGTCCATACCATTCTTTTCCACGGCAAAGAAATCATGTACTACTGGAAACACAGCCGAAAGGAGCCAGAGGATGTGCATATGGAACTCATGAGAAAGTATCCCGAGGTGCCCGAATGGTGGTACGCACTGGTTCTAGCCATCTGCTTTGCCCTGGCTTGTGTCACGGTCTCCGTGTGGGAAACAGACTTGCCCATTTGGGCTCTTATCATTGCCCTTCTCATCGCTGGAGGTCTGCTTATCCCGGCAGGTATGATTGCGGCACTGACCAACGTGACCATGGGTCTCAATGTGCTAACCGAGTTTGTCGTGGGCTACATTCTTCCCGGACGACCGGTCGGCATGATGTTTTTCAAAACCTTTGGCTACATTTCAAACGCACAAGCGCTCAACTTTTTGGTCGATCTCAAACTCGGCCACTACCTGAAACTGGCTCCTCGAGTCATGTTTTGTGCCCAGATACTGGCCACAACGTGGGGCAGCATTTGCCAGCTGGCTGTGGTGGAATGGGCACAGATGGCGATCCCAGATCTGTGTGAAGAGTCGCAAAAGACAAACTTCTCCTGTCCCCAGGTCCAGGTCTTTTACTCCGCGTCCGTCATCTGGGGCCTGGTGGGACCTGGCCGTATTTTCGGCGAAGGGCAGCTGTACCATGGGCTCTTGTGGATGTTTCTGGTGGGTGCAGCCttgccttttttttcgtggctgtggctgaaACGGCACCCCAACTCTCGGCTCAAGTTCATCCACTGGCCTGTGTTCTTCAACGGGCCTTCTCAAATTCCGCCCGCCACCCCCTACAACTACGCATCGTGGTGTGTGGTAGGGTACATTTTCAACTGGCTGATTAAACGGCGGTGGTTCAACTGGTGGGccaagtacaactacacacTGAGTGCAGGGCTGGATGTGGGGATGGCTGTCAGTGCAGCGGTcatttttgtgtcgttgcAGCTGCCCAATATCAATCCTCCGTCGTGGTGGGGAACCAACATCTTTACGCCGACGATGGATATTCAGGGCAATGCTTTTCAGGAGGTGTTGAAGGAGGGCGAGAGTTTTGGTATGAAGACGTGGAAGTGA
- a CDS encoding uncharacterized protein (Compare to YALI0C22638g, no similarity) produces MAEFTSVGENTVSMVFENRCQCCYYTASALFALDCLFCRVSPLLLSIEFLTITECPLFGVGIAENLDTSTTK; encoded by the coding sequence ATGGCTGAGTTCACCAGTGTTGGAGAAAATACAGTATCGATGGTGTTTGAAAACCGATGCCAGTGCTGTTATTATACTGCATCTGCTTTATTTGCACTTGACTGTCTGTTTTGCCGTGTTTctcctctccttctttcaATCGAATTTCTCACCATCACGGAATGCCCACTGTTTGGAGTGGGAATTGCAGAAAATCTCGATACTTCGACAACCAAATAG